The sequence GCTCGAAGATCTGGTGGCCGCCGCCTTCAACGACGCCGTGCGCCGCGCCGAGGCCGTGTCGCAGGAGAAGATGGGCAAGCTCACCGCTGGCATGCCGCTTCCCCCCGGCATGAAGTTCCCGTTCTGACCCCGTGGCCGAACCCGCGCTCGACGGCCTGATCGAAGCCCTGCGACGCCTGCCGGGCGTGGGGCAGAAATCGGCGCAGCGCATGGCCTTCCATCTGCTGCAGCACGACCGCGAAGGCGCCCAGCGCATCGCACATGCCTTGACCTCGGCGGTCAACGACATCCGCCACTGCGAACGCTGCCACACCTTCACCGAAGCAACGGTCTGCCGCACGTGTCTCGACGACACCCGCGATCAGCGCCTGCTGTGCGTGGTGGAGACGCCGGCCGACCAGGCGGCGATGGAGCGCACCGGCAGCTACCGCGGGCTCTATTTCGTGCTGATGGGGCGCTTGAGCCCGCTCGACGGCATCGGTGTGCGCGACATCGGGCTGCAGCAACTCGTCGATCGCGCCAGCGAGGGCAGCGTCGACGAGGTCATCGTCGCGACCAGCTTCACCGCAGAAGGCGAAGCGACGGCGCATGTGATCGCCGAAGCGCTCAAGTCGCGTGGCGTGAAGGTCACGCGGCTCGCGCGGGGCGTGCCGATCGGCAGCGAGCTCGAATACGTGGACCTGGGCACCATCGCCCACGCGCTGGTCGACCGCCGCTGATCAGCGACGCTTGCGCGTCGGGCTCGTTGCCTTGCGCTGGATCGCTGGCTTCTTCGCCTTGACGCTGCTGCGCACGGTGGGCTGCCGCTGCGGCACATAGACGATCACGCTGTGGCCGGCGGCGAAGCTGGCGCCGGTGGCGACCTTGTTCCACGAGGCCACCTGCGATGCGCTCACCCGGTAGCGACGAGCGACCGACGCGACGGTGTCGCCCTTGACCGCACGGTGCGTGATGCGACGCGGCGGCACCGCCTCGGGCGCGAGCGACATCACGGCGTTGTCGGCCAGGTGCACCGACACATCCTTCAAGAGGGTTTCAGCGCGCGGCACGAGCAGGGTCGAGCCGGCCTTCACCAGCATGCGCGGCGGAATCTTGTTCACGTCGCGCAGTTCGGCTTCGCTGATGCCGAACTGCTTGGCGGCTTCGCTTGGCTTCACCGTCTTGGGGGCCACCCAGGCCGTCCAGGTGGCAAACGGGCCGCGATGGGCGGCGACGTTGCGCACGAAGAGGCTGGCGTTGTCGTAGGGCAGCAGGATCTGAGGCGTGCCGGCGGCGAGGATCACCGGCTTGTTCATCTGCGGGTTGAGCGTCAGGAATTCGTCGCGCGAGATGCCGGCCAGCTGCACAGCCACGTTGACGTCGATGTCGCGCTCGATGGGCACGCTCAGGAAGTAGGGGTGGTTGGCCAGCGGCGGCAGCGTGATCGAGAAGGCCTCGGGCCGTGCCACGATGTTCTTCACCGCCTGCAGCTTGGGCACGTAGTAGGCCGTCTCGTTGGGCATGCGCAGGCTCAGGTAGTCGGTCGGCTTGCCGGCCTTGCGGTTGCGGGCCTGCGCGCGCATCACGCTGCCTTCGCCCCAGTTGTAGGCGGCGAGCGCGAGATGCCAGTCGCCGAACATGTTGTGCAGCTTCTGCAGGTAGTCGAGCGCCGCGCGGGTGGATGCGAGCACGTCGCGCCGGTCGTCGCGGAAGACGTTTTGCCGCAGGTCAAAATTTTTCCCGGTGGCGGGCATGAATTGCCACATGCCGGAGGCCTTGGCCGACGAGATGGCCTGCGGGTTGAACGCGCTTTCGATGAAGGGCAGCAGCGCCAGCTCGGTGGGCATGCCTCGGCGTTGCACTTCCTCGACGATGTGGAAGAGGTAGCGGCTGCCGCGGTCGGTCATGCGGGCCACGTAGTCGGGGCGGCTCGAGTACCACTGCTCGCCAGTGCGCACCAGCGGGGCGTCGAGGTCGGGCATCGCGAAGCCGCGGCGCACGCGCTCCCACAGGTCGATGTTGGCGGTCTTCGAATCGAGGTCGACCGGCACATCCGGGCGCAAGGGGTCGACCGGTGCGGCGGCCACCGGGCCGCTGCCGTCGCTGAGCGCTGCGCCGACGGAGCTTGCGGCCGAGGCGGCCCGGTCAGGCGCCGATGCGCTCGCGCCTGGCGCTGCAGCCGGCACGCCGGACGCCGCATTGGCCGGCAGGTCGACCTTGGCGATCACCGCCGGGAGATCGGCACTCTGGTCAGGGGCTTCGATGCGGGTGGCACACGCGGCGAGCAATGAGGCGAGCGCCAGCGGCAGCGCCCGTTGCAGGAAGAAGGACAGGCTCATCTGAAATTGTTTTTCCATTCGCGCAAGGCCGCGAGCACATCGACTTCACCGGGGCTGGCCGCGCCGTGGGCGAGGGCGGAATCCTGCACTTCGGCCACGCCGCAGCGCATGAAGGGGTTGATGCGCCGCTCCTGCTCGATGGTGCTGGGCAGCGTGGGTTGCCCCTGCGCGCGGAGTTGTTCGCAGTGTGCGGTGTAGGCCTGCAGGCCGTCGTTGTGGGGCTCGACGGCGTGCGCGAACTTGAGGTTGGACAAGGTGTACTCGTGGGCGCAGCACACGCGGGTATGGCCCGGCAGCGACGCGAGCCTCGACAAGGAGGTGTGCATCTGCGCTGGCGTGCCCTCGAAGAGACGGCCGCAGCCACCGGAAAAGAGCGTGTCGCCGCAGAAGAGCAGCGGGGCCTCGCCATCGGCGGGCTGGTGGAAGTAGGCGATGTGGCCGGCCGTGTGGCCCGGCACGTCGATCACGTCGAAGCGCAGCCCGAGCAGCTCGACCTGGTCGCCGCCATTGACGGCGGTGTAGGGCTCCGGAATGTTTTCGCGGGCCGGGCCGAAGATCGGCCCTTGCAGACGCGATCGCAGCGCAGAAAGGCCGCCGACGTGATCGCCATGGTGATGGGTCACTAGAATCCCGGCCAGCATCAAGCCCAGCGAATCGAGCGCGTGCTCGACTGGAGCCGATTCGCCCGGATCGACAACGAGCGCCTGCCGGCCATCGTGAAGCATCCAGATGTAGTTGTCCGAGAAGGCTGGCAGTGCTTGCAGGTTCATGGCGCGTTTTTGATGGCGCGTTCT comes from Piscinibacter sp. HJYY11 and encodes:
- the recR gene encoding recombination mediator RecR, which encodes MAEPALDGLIEALRRLPGVGQKSAQRMAFHLLQHDREGAQRIAHALTSAVNDIRHCERCHTFTEATVCRTCLDDTRDQRLLCVVETPADQAAMERTGSYRGLYFVLMGRLSPLDGIGVRDIGLQQLVDRASEGSVDEVIVATSFTAEGEATAHVIAEALKSRGVKVTRLARGVPIGSELEYVDLGTIAHALVDRR
- a CDS encoding transglycosylase SLT domain-containing protein; this translates as MSLSFFLQRALPLALASLLAACATRIEAPDQSADLPAVIAKVDLPANAASGVPAAAPGASASAPDRAASAASSVGAALSDGSGPVAAAPVDPLRPDVPVDLDSKTANIDLWERVRRGFAMPDLDAPLVRTGEQWYSSRPDYVARMTDRGSRYLFHIVEEVQRRGMPTELALLPFIESAFNPQAISSAKASGMWQFMPATGKNFDLRQNVFRDDRRDVLASTRAALDYLQKLHNMFGDWHLALAAYNWGEGSVMRAQARNRKAGKPTDYLSLRMPNETAYYVPKLQAVKNIVARPEAFSITLPPLANHPYFLSVPIERDIDVNVAVQLAGISRDEFLTLNPQMNKPVILAAGTPQILLPYDNASLFVRNVAAHRGPFATWTAWVAPKTVKPSEAAKQFGISEAELRDVNKIPPRMLVKAGSTLLVPRAETLLKDVSVHLADNAVMSLAPEAVPPRRITHRAVKGDTVASVARRYRVSASQVASWNKVATGASFAAGHSVIVYVPQRQPTVRSSVKAKKPAIQRKATSPTRKRR
- the gloB gene encoding hydroxyacylglutathione hydrolase, producing the protein MNLQALPAFSDNYIWMLHDGRQALVVDPGESAPVEHALDSLGLMLAGILVTHHHGDHVGGLSALRSRLQGPIFGPARENIPEPYTAVNGGDQVELLGLRFDVIDVPGHTAGHIAYFHQPADGEAPLLFCGDTLFSGGCGRLFEGTPAQMHTSLSRLASLPGHTRVCCAHEYTLSNLKFAHAVEPHNDGLQAYTAHCEQLRAQGQPTLPSTIEQERRINPFMRCGVAEVQDSALAHGAASPGEVDVLAALREWKNNFR